One Vibrio quintilis DNA segment encodes these proteins:
- a CDS encoding phage/plasmid replication protein, II/X family → MIDMFNINIPLKKDAIIEMGDCGFVDYAKLAEKTELKIACGNVEFSVVNDHKEVRTDDLYHPWSKIPSSYTDIACKVFDAEPRANVYWGYLQIKASPAKVMQGHNVYGSEDFRLCCEYILDSLQTAQPELWDLLDIGLAELTRIDCTYSVKCANADIMRQAIKQMSNVSNRYVRPARNSDYETTLYFNRATKANPGAGRSFELCIYTKHDEIEYQLNDLKKRAKKGNTERFQRVIDELSSPELQAFAANRLRFEGRAKKRFIQKHAGNCNLWHVIRHAENFEAKNGYRFCEWMFKTLFHDLLESLQGEELELYNEHKIKCLLRDAYSTLTPKGNISYAKADRLFRFYMTLCDRGYDEIKAHTSKATLHRNMKDLMAVGFSKADLQNLKDGERMPLAQVLTFDFDHQRPEGYQEPQSPIQDRSDLSYLAITYGVSPRLAHVVGLAEDPIELLRRKLNLQQDIDIDALIDGHPVPVSPRRAISLVIWPDGEMVLTTHDHTPDLFTDSLTPVSTGKRLSPET, encoded by the coding sequence TTGATAGACATGTTCAACATCAACATTCCTCTGAAAAAGGACGCGATCATCGAGATGGGTGATTGTGGTTTTGTTGATTATGCGAAGCTGGCAGAAAAAACAGAGCTGAAAATAGCCTGTGGCAATGTGGAATTCTCTGTGGTCAATGATCATAAAGAAGTCAGAACTGATGATTTATATCATCCGTGGTCAAAAATCCCGTCCTCTTATACTGATATTGCCTGCAAAGTATTCGATGCAGAGCCAAGAGCAAATGTGTACTGGGGTTATTTACAGATTAAAGCATCACCGGCCAAAGTCATGCAGGGTCATAACGTATATGGTTCTGAAGATTTCCGCCTGTGCTGTGAATATATTCTTGATTCATTGCAAACGGCACAGCCTGAACTATGGGATTTACTGGATATCGGGCTGGCAGAGCTGACCCGGATCGACTGCACTTACTCAGTTAAATGCGCTAACGCGGATATCATGCGGCAGGCCATCAAACAGATGAGTAATGTTTCTAACCGTTATGTCAGACCGGCACGCAATTCTGACTACGAGACCACGCTGTATTTTAACCGGGCAACCAAAGCGAACCCCGGCGCGGGGCGTTCATTCGAATTGTGTATTTATACCAAACACGACGAAATTGAATACCAGCTCAATGATCTGAAAAAACGGGCAAAGAAAGGGAATACAGAGCGTTTTCAACGGGTGATTGATGAGCTGTCCAGTCCTGAACTACAGGCATTCGCCGCCAACCGTCTCCGTTTTGAGGGCCGGGCAAAGAAACGGTTTATCCAGAAGCATGCCGGGAATTGTAATCTCTGGCATGTGATCCGGCATGCGGAAAACTTTGAGGCGAAAAACGGCTACCGCTTCTGTGAATGGATGTTTAAGACACTGTTTCATGATCTGCTTGAATCCCTTCAGGGTGAAGAGCTGGAATTGTACAACGAACACAAAATCAAGTGTTTGCTGCGGGATGCGTACAGCACGCTGACCCCGAAAGGAAATATCTCTTATGCCAAGGCTGATCGGCTGTTCCGTTTCTATATGACGCTGTGTGACCGGGGTTATGACGAAATCAAAGCACATACTTCAAAAGCAACACTTCACCGGAATATGAAAGATCTGATGGCTGTCGGGTTTTCCAAAGCAGATTTGCAGAACCTGAAAGACGGTGAGCGCATGCCACTGGCGCAGGTGCTGACTTTTGATTTTGATCATCAGCGTCCTGAAGGCTATCAGGAACCTCAGTCACCGATTCAGGATCGCAGTGATTTATCTTATCTGGCGATTACTTATGGCGTATCACCCCGGCTTGCACATGTGGTTGGTCTGGCAGAAGACCCGATCGAACTGCTTCGCCGGAAACTGAATCTTCAGCAGGACATTGATATCGATGCACTGATAGACGGCCATCCTGTTCCGGTCAGTCCGCGCAGGGCGATCTCACTGGTGATCTGGCCGGATGGTGAAATGGTGCTGACGACACATGATCATACCCCCGATTTATTTACGGACAGCCTGACCCCGGTCAGTACGGGGAA
- a CDS encoding bacteriocin immunity protein → MDLKATISEYSESDFCHLLNEIIEAQGSDAYQDELLENFISVTEHPDGSDLIYYPDNPADATPERIVEIVKAWRNSQGLPGFKE, encoded by the coding sequence ATGGATTTAAAAGCAACTATCAGTGAATATTCAGAAAGTGATTTCTGCCATTTACTGAATGAAATCATTGAAGCCCAAGGTTCAGATGCCTATCAGGATGAACTTTTAGAAAACTTTATTTCTGTAACTGAACATCCTGATGGCTCAGATTTAATTTACTATCCGGATAACCCGGCAGATGCCACACCAGAGAGGATTGTTGAGATTGTTAAAGCATGGCGAAACTCACAAGGTTTACCGGGTTTTAAAGAATAA
- a CDS encoding S-type pyocin domain-containing protein, translating into MSIYDDEERKWLVDTPLLTHPDIGTPPGFGRRQGFGSFASGGSQSPPPSKPEPRKPTVKERLEKQRKQNWLEAEKTMAMLQARKAEKKAGKKAVAKAPEKPRTLAQIFAKSAQVPAGSCETGVLCESLAAIGQYGAYAAAVAQGSEELMLSHITGEALATLPDMAMKVIGRAGILAAFVPAKMGDGTLYSEDDIRQRDMIETNIRLRVDDAGHVYGYHVDGDAIPRRTVTASGDKFLVTLEEGLTIEWVPISGDFGGKPILINPIPELESHDIWIHPQADQGKEFDNTYITPVADADLKDYILVFPADTGLPPLYVVFKESPRDEPGVVTGQGEDITGIWLAKAGEELGSPVPSQIADKLRGRRFSNFDRFREAFWIEVSKDAQLSSQFIPANITRMKEGKAPRARFRDTVGGRRSFELHHVEEIQHGGKVYDVDNIKVNTPRNHIDIHKG; encoded by the coding sequence ATGTCTATTTATGATGATGAGGAAAGAAAGTGGTTAGTTGATACACCACTGTTGACACACCCGGATATTGGCACACCACCGGGATTTGGCAGAAGACAAGGCTTTGGGTCGTTTGCTTCAGGGGGCAGTCAGTCACCACCACCGTCAAAACCTGAACCCCGCAAGCCAACGGTGAAAGAGCGGTTAGAAAAGCAGAGAAAACAGAACTGGCTTGAAGCTGAAAAAACAATGGCAATGCTTCAGGCCCGCAAAGCTGAAAAAAAAGCCGGTAAAAAGGCGGTAGCCAAAGCACCGGAAAAACCCCGGACGCTTGCGCAAATTTTTGCTAAATCAGCACAGGTTCCGGCAGGTAGCTGTGAAACCGGCGTTCTGTGTGAATCACTGGCGGCGATTGGTCAGTATGGCGCTTATGCGGCAGCGGTCGCTCAGGGCAGTGAAGAGCTGATGTTATCCCATATTACAGGGGAAGCACTGGCAACACTGCCGGATATGGCAATGAAAGTCATTGGCCGGGCCGGAATACTGGCCGCGTTCGTACCCGCTAAAATGGGTGACGGCACGCTTTACAGTGAAGATGACATTCGTCAGCGTGACATGATAGAAACCAATATTCGCTTACGGGTTGATGATGCAGGGCATGTTTACGGTTATCACGTTGACGGTGATGCAATCCCCAGACGTACAGTGACAGCCAGCGGTGATAAATTCTTGGTTACACTGGAAGAAGGTTTAACCATTGAATGGGTTCCAATCAGCGGTGATTTTGGCGGTAAACCGATTCTGATCAACCCAATTCCTGAGCTTGAGTCACATGATATCTGGATACATCCGCAGGCCGATCAGGGCAAAGAATTTGATAACACGTATATTACCCCGGTTGCTGATGCGGACCTGAAAGATTATATTCTGGTTTTTCCGGCAGATACCGGATTACCACCTTTGTATGTGGTCTTTAAGGAAAGTCCCAGAGATGAGCCGGGTGTTGTGACCGGGCAGGGAGAAGATATCACCGGGATCTGGCTGGCTAAAGCCGGTGAAGAACTGGGCTCACCGGTTCCGTCGCAGATCGCGGATAAGCTCCGGGGACGCCGGTTTAGTAACTTTGACAGGTTCAGGGAAGCGTTTTGGATTGAGGTATCTAAAGATGCCCAGTTATCAAGTCAGTTTATCCCAGCAAACATAACCCGGATGAAGGAAGGTAAAGCACCTCGTGCCAGATTTAGGGATACCGTTGGCGGGAGACGTTCATTTGAACTTCATCATGTTGAAGAAATCCAACATGGCGGTAAAGTTTATGATGTAGATAACATCAAGGTTAATACTCCAAGAAATCATATAGATATACACAAAGGATAA
- a CDS encoding helix-turn-helix domain-containing protein, producing MNPNKITGVWYFEARQTVGLSLSAVSKMTGINRNYLSQFEQEKTTLDNRQRNTLKAFYEERGYSFESPQEPDAEVITEQYQQAKSDVQSCLDRDNGATAQALSGLIDSVHDIMMNHHYFHEATTQQVQISLVPAVADTPENQQLATDYRQTAKLLTGLFEADQKGEFAGCCGFWGEAADDRADKYQALLALQQLRLMKLQAPGLFELSYGQAPEKSDNARLLSRMMEHLNDKSVLNGQTRPELGQVSGKVIE from the coding sequence ATGAATCCAAATAAAATCACTGGCGTCTGGTATTTTGAAGCCCGGCAAACCGTTGGCCTGAGTCTTTCCGCTGTCTCTAAAATGACCGGCATTAACCGCAATTATCTGAGTCAGTTCGAGCAGGAAAAAACCACACTCGACAACCGGCAGAGAAATACGCTCAAAGCTTTTTATGAGGAAAGGGGCTATTCGTTTGAATCGCCACAGGAGCCGGATGCAGAAGTCATCACAGAGCAATATCAACAGGCGAAATCTGATGTGCAGTCATGCCTTGATCGTGACAACGGTGCAACCGCACAGGCATTATCCGGATTGATTGACAGTGTTCATGATATCATGATGAACCATCACTATTTTCACGAAGCAACCACACAGCAGGTGCAAATCAGTTTGGTCCCGGCGGTGGCTGATACGCCGGAAAATCAGCAGTTAGCCACGGATTACCGGCAGACTGCAAAGCTGCTGACCGGTCTTTTTGAAGCAGACCAAAAAGGGGAGTTTGCCGGATGTTGTGGCTTCTGGGGCGAGGCAGCAGATGACAGGGCCGATAAATATCAGGCACTGCTTGCCTTGCAGCAATTGCGTCTGATGAAATTACAGGCCCCCGGCCTGTTTGAACTGAGTTATGGTCAGGCACCGGAGAAGTCGGATAATGCCCGTCTCCTCAGCAGGATGATGGAGCATCTCAATGATAAAAGTGTACTGAATGGCCAGACCCGTCCTGAACTGGGGCAGGTGTCCGGAAAAGTCATTGAGTAA
- a CDS encoding phage/plasmid replication protein, II/X family → MIDMFNINIPLKKDAIIEMGDCGFVDYAKLAEKTELKIACGNVEFSVVNDHKEVRTDDLYHPWSKIPSSYTDIACKVFDAEPRANVYWGYLQIKASPAKVMQGHNVYGSEDFRLCCEYILDSLQTAQPELWDLLDIGLAELTRIDCTYSVKCANADIMRQAIKQMSNVSNRYVRPARNSDYETTLYFNRATKANPGAGRSFELCIYTKHDEIEYQLNDLKKRAKKGNTERFQRVIDELSSPELQAFAANRLRFEGRAKKRFIQKHAGNCNLWHVIRHAENFEAKNGYRFCEWMFKTLFHDLLESLQGEELELYNEHKIKCLLRDAYSTLTPKGNISYAKADRLFRFYMTLCDRGYDEIKAHTSKATLHRNMKDLMAVGFSKADLQNLKDGERMPLAQVLTFDFDHQRPEGYQEPQSPIQDRSDLSYLAITYGVSPRLAHVVGLAEDPIELLRRKLNLQQDIDIDALIDGHPVPVSPRRAISLVIWPDGEMVLTTHDHTPDLFTDSLTPVSTGKRLSPET, encoded by the coding sequence TTGATAGACATGTTCAACATCAACATTCCTCTGAAAAAGGACGCGATCATCGAGATGGGTGATTGTGGTTTTGTTGATTATGCGAAGCTGGCAGAAAAAACAGAGCTGAAAATAGCCTGTGGCAATGTGGAATTCTCTGTGGTCAATGATCATAAAGAAGTCAGAACTGATGATTTATATCATCCGTGGTCAAAAATCCCGTCCTCTTATACTGATATTGCCTGCAAAGTATTCGATGCAGAGCCAAGAGCAAATGTGTACTGGGGTTATTTACAGATTAAAGCATCACCGGCCAAAGTCATGCAGGGTCATAACGTATATGGTTCTGAAGATTTCCGCCTGTGCTGTGAATATATTCTTGATTCATTGCAAACGGCACAGCCTGAACTATGGGATTTACTGGATATCGGGCTGGCAGAGCTGACCCGGATCGACTGCACTTACTCAGTTAAATGCGCTAACGCGGATATCATGCGGCAGGCCATCAAACAGATGAGTAATGTTTCTAACCGTTATGTCAGACCGGCACGCAATTCTGACTACGAGACCACGCTGTATTTTAACCGGGCAACCAAAGCGAACCCCGGCGCGGGGCGTTCATTCGAATTGTGTATTTATACCAAACACGACGAAATTGAATACCAGCTCAATGATCTGAAAAAACGGGCAAAGAAAGGGAATACAGAGCGTTTTCAACGGGTGATTGATGAGCTGTCCAGTCCTGAACTACAGGCATTCGCCGCCAACCGTCTCCGTTTTGAGGGCCGGGCAAAGAAACGGTTTATCCAGAAGCATGCCGGGAATTGTAATCTCTGGCATGTGATCCGGCATGCGGAAAACTTTGAGGCGAAAAACGGCTACCGCTTCTGTGAATGGATGTTTAAGACACTGTTTCATGATCTGCTTGAATCCCTTCAGGGTGAAGAGCTGGAATTGTACAACGAACACAAAATCAAGTGTTTGCTGCGGGATGCGTACAGCACGCTGACCCCGAAAGGAAATATCTCTTATGCCAAGGCTGATCGGCTGTTCCGTTTCTATATGACGCTGTGTGACCGGGGTTATGACGAAATCAAAGCACATACTTCAAAAGCAACACTTCACCGGAATATGAAAGATCTGATGGCTGTCGGGTTTTCCAAAGCAGATTTGCAGAACCTGAAAGACGGTGAGCGCATGCCACTGGCGCAGGTGCTGACTTTTGATTTTGATCATCAGCGTCCTGAAGGCTATCAGGAACCTCAGTCACCGATTCAGGATCGCAGTGATTTATCTTATCTGGCGATTACTTATGGCGTATCACCCCGGCTTGCACATGTGGTTGGTCTGGCAGAAGACCCGATCGAACTGCTTCGCCGGAAACTGAATCTTCAGCAGGACATTGATATCGATGCACTGATAGACGGCCATCCTGTTCCGGTCAGTCCGCGCAGGGCGATCTCACTGGTGATCTGGCCGGATGGTGAAATGGTGCTGACGACACATGATCATACCCCCGATTTATTTACGGACAGCCTGACCCCGGTCAGTACGGGGAAACGGTTGTCCCCGGAAACTTAA
- the queF gene encoding NADPH-dependent 7-cyano-7-deazaguanine reductase QueF (Catalyzes the NADPH-dependent reduction of 7-cyano-7-deazaguanine (preQ0) to 7-aminomethyl-7-deazaguanine (preQ1) in queuosine biosynthesis), translating to MNTAYSKNLGKKTSYISTYAPDLLDPIPREFGRKNITECQQNCFSGYDLWTGYELSWLNSKGKPKVAVAEFMIPSDSVNLIESKSFKLYLNSLNQTRIASEEELVSMLIRDLSKAAEGDVKVKLLDVNQDFSPRAEATFECVDDLDIEVNSYEYDENILMNSTSELLAEENLCSHLLKSNCLVTHQPDWGSVYIRYKGKAIDREKLLRYVISFREHNEFHEQCVERIFSDIKRCCSPEKLTVFARYTRRGGLDINPFRSDFEHEMCVEREYRQ from the coding sequence ATGAATACTGCATATTCAAAAAATCTTGGAAAAAAGACAAGTTATATCTCAACATACGCACCTGACCTGTTGGATCCCATTCCGCGGGAATTCGGCAGGAAAAATATTACTGAATGCCAGCAGAACTGTTTTTCCGGGTACGATTTATGGACCGGTTATGAGTTATCCTGGCTGAACTCAAAAGGAAAGCCCAAAGTTGCCGTGGCAGAATTTATGATTCCCAGTGACAGTGTCAACCTGATTGAGTCTAAATCGTTTAAGCTTTATCTGAATAGTTTGAACCAGACACGGATCGCCTCTGAAGAAGAGCTTGTTTCAATGTTAATCCGGGATTTAAGTAAAGCCGCGGAAGGCGATGTAAAAGTCAAATTATTGGATGTGAATCAGGATTTTTCACCCCGGGCAGAGGCTACCTTTGAATGCGTTGATGACTTAGATATTGAAGTTAATTCCTATGAATACGATGAGAATATTCTGATGAATTCAACATCAGAATTATTAGCAGAAGAAAACCTGTGCTCTCATTTGCTCAAATCAAATTGTCTTGTCACACACCAGCCGGACTGGGGAAGTGTATATATCAGGTATAAAGGCAAAGCAATAGACCGGGAAAAATTACTCCGTTACGTCATTTCCTTCAGAGAACATAATGAGTTTCACGAGCAATGTGTTGAACGAATATTCTCTGACATTAAACGCTGTTGTTCTCCTGAAAAACTGACAGTTTTTGCCCGTTATACACGTCGCGGTGGATTGGATATTAATCCATTCAGAAGCGACTTTGAGCATGAAATGTGTGTTGAAAGAGAATATAGGCAGTAA
- a CDS encoding queuosine precursor transporter, which yields MHNKKYKLIGFSKHPEQVANVMVLATGKQLSIPLAEIFNTTVADDLNHTETKEVCRKLYSSKGFKGAYEIKERKEIYWITFAMITTMLSALFTLSNISGVKPIEVGSGFVVPFAIFLYPISFVLVDILNEFYGLRMARTAIVLSTVINICFLMLLNLSRYAPTISEWETMNESYKLIVDGINSVFVASILSYFISENINAYLLQKIKLLTNGERLIIRVFFSTFFASLFDSAIFVYLAFHSVLSTSVMFNMFLCQVLVKSVYAIAGIGPIYGVRKIFNKYING from the coding sequence ATGCATAATAAAAAGTATAAACTTATTGGTTTCAGCAAACATCCGGAGCAGGTAGCGAACGTAATGGTGCTGGCGACCGGGAAACAGCTATCGATTCCGTTAGCAGAAATATTTAATACGACAGTTGCAGATGACTTAAATCATACGGAAACGAAAGAAGTTTGCCGGAAGCTATATAGTTCCAAAGGTTTTAAAGGAGCATATGAGATCAAGGAACGTAAAGAGATATACTGGATCACATTTGCAATGATCACCACAATGCTTTCAGCGTTGTTTACTTTATCTAACATTAGTGGTGTTAAGCCGATTGAAGTCGGAAGTGGGTTTGTTGTCCCGTTTGCGATTTTTTTATATCCGATTTCATTTGTATTAGTTGATATTTTGAATGAATTTTATGGTCTGAGAATGGCCAGAACTGCAATTGTGCTATCGACTGTCATTAATATCTGTTTTCTGATGTTGCTGAATCTATCCCGTTACGCACCAACAATCAGTGAATGGGAAACAATGAATGAGAGTTACAAGTTGATTGTAGACGGGATAAACTCAGTCTTTGTTGCCTCTATCCTGTCCTATTTCATCTCAGAGAATATCAACGCTTACTTATTACAAAAAATCAAACTATTGACTAATGGTGAGCGTCTGATTATACGGGTATTTTTCAGTACTTTCTTTGCATCACTCTTTGACAGTGCTATTTTCGTCTATTTAGCATTTCACAGTGTACTTAGCACTTCAGTGATGTTTAATATGTTCCTGTGCCAGGTTCTTGTGAAATCTGTGTACGCCATAGCAGGTATCGGGCCTATTTATGGTGTACGAAAAATATTTAATAAATATATTAACGGTTAG
- a CDS encoding helix-turn-helix domain-containing protein codes for MKISKKDRIDNIKSNLSYGIKSRNETKKSFSERTGITRTTLYNILDGKVDRIQTQTIEKIANFFGTTCSVIEEGCLESIEYKNSLISTDGNKNPLCIPVLTEVELIDNLNGYIGELIVNYPSTYYFSEGTNIIGLQITKKIHDDYDVGSLLVIERFKRDHIDDLVILCPHAEVKIVPAEYVMKEQDILVGSIREERVHA; via the coding sequence ATGAAAATTAGTAAGAAGGACAGAATTGATAACATTAAAAGCAATCTTTCCTATGGTATTAAAAGTCGTAATGAAACAAAAAAGTCTTTCTCAGAGAGAACCGGCATAACTCGGACAACCTTATATAACATTCTTGATGGTAAAGTAGACAGAATTCAGACTCAAACTATTGAAAAAATCGCCAACTTCTTTGGCACAACCTGCTCAGTTATTGAGGAAGGGTGTTTAGAGTCAATTGAATATAAAAACAGTCTTATTTCAACCGATGGAAATAAAAATCCATTATGTATTCCTGTATTAACGGAAGTTGAGCTAATTGACAATTTGAATGGTTATATTGGTGAGTTAATTGTCAACTATCCTTCCACATACTATTTCTCAGAAGGCACTAATATTATTGGTCTGCAAATCACAAAGAAAATACATGATGATTATGATGTCGGTAGTTTGTTGGTGATTGAACGGTTTAAAAGAGATCATATTGATGATTTGGTGATTTTATGTCCTCACGCAGAAGTCAAAATTGTACCGGCGGAGTATGTGATGAAGGAGCAAGATATACTGGTTGGCAGTATCAGAGAGGAAAGGGTGCATGCATAA